The following coding sequences are from one Triticum dicoccoides isolate Atlit2015 ecotype Zavitan chromosome 4A, WEW_v2.0, whole genome shotgun sequence window:
- the LOC119289560 gene encoding classical arabinogalactan protein 10-like: MARFAVVAAIVALLAVTAAAQAPGAAPRMAPLPAPPARSPATAPAPVATPPTAASPSPLASPPAPPTDAPTDAPSAMPPSAVSGTPEGAPAAAPSGTPASSAVYTSSVSFVAVAGAVAAAIVF, from the coding sequence ATGGCCCgcttcgccgtcgtcgccgccatcgtggCCCTCCTGGCCGTCACCGCCGCCGCGCAGGCCCCCGGAGCGGCGCCCAGGATGGCGCCTCTCCCCGCACCGCCGGCGAGGTCCCCGGCCACCGCGCCTGCGCCGGTCGCCACGCCGCCCACCGCCGCGTCGCCGTCCCCGCTGGCCTCTCCCCCGGCCCCGCCCACCGACGCCCCGACCGACGCTCCCTCCGCGATGCCCCCGTCCGCGGTCTCCGGCACACCCGAGGGCGCACCTGCCGCTGCCCCCAGCGGCACCCCCGCCAGCTCCGCCGTCTACACGTCCTCCGTCAGcttcgtcgccgtcgccggcgcgGTCGCCGCCGCCATCGTGTTCTAG
- the LOC119289561 gene encoding arabinogalactan protein 1-like, with the protein MARFAVVAALLALLAVAAAAQGPMLAPRTAPLPAPPARSPATAPAPVATPPTAASPSPMASPPAPTTDAPSAMTPSAVSATPAGAPVGAPTGTPASSAVYSSAASFVAVAGAVAAAIVF; encoded by the coding sequence ATGGCTCGCTTCGCCGTGGTcgccgccctcctcgccctcctcgccgtcgccgccgccgcgcaggGCCCCATGCTGGCGCCCAGGACGGCCCCTCTTCCAGCGCCACCGGCGAGGTCCCCAGCCACCGCCCCTGCGCCGGTCGCCACCCCGCCCACCGCCGCGTCGCCGTCCCCGATGGCATCTCCCCCTGCCCCGACCACCGACGCTCCCTCCGCGATGACGCCGTCCGCGGTCTCTGCCACACCCGCTGGAGCCCCCGTCGGCGCCCCCACCGGCACCCCCGCGAGCTCCGCCGTGTACTCATCCGCCGCCAGCTTCGTCGCGGTCGCCGGAGCGGTGGCCGCCGCCATCGTGTTCTAG